One Chryseobacterium sp. StRB126 genomic region harbors:
- a CDS encoding efflux RND transporter periplasmic adaptor subunit, protein MKKTLIYIIVAAVLVGLAAYKIAGNKEKQTQEVKEVAKQVDKINVNIVTVARENIDTDYSANGTFIPKQEMNQSSEIAGRIVSVLVKEGSRVGAGQVLATIKRDAIEVDVTQAQNNLQNAVIDNQRYENAYKTGGVTKQQLDNSRLQLKNMQAAVRAQGVRVNDTSIRAGISGTVNKKMVEPGTVVSVGTSMFEIVNINSLKLSVLVDESQVGKIQLGQEVPIKVNVLPEESFVGRITFIAPKSDASLNFPVEIEVQNRGNLKAGMYATAIFKTNHGAETQNMLTVPAEAFVNGVSSGQLFVVQNGVAKLIKVTIGKVYGDKVQVLSGLNGGEQVVTSGQINLDNGSKVNIIK, encoded by the coding sequence ATGAAAAAAACTTTAATATATATCATCGTAGCAGCTGTACTGGTTGGGTTGGCAGCTTACAAGATTGCAGGTAATAAAGAAAAGCAAACTCAGGAAGTAAAAGAGGTTGCCAAGCAGGTAGATAAAATCAACGTTAATATCGTAACGGTAGCAAGAGAGAATATCGATACAGATTATTCTGCAAACGGGACCTTCATTCCTAAGCAGGAAATGAACCAGTCTTCTGAGATTGCTGGACGTATTGTTAGCGTTCTAGTGAAAGAAGGTTCAAGAGTAGGAGCAGGCCAGGTGTTAGCAACTATTAAAAGAGATGCTATCGAAGTTGATGTTACTCAGGCTCAGAATAACCTCCAGAACGCTGTTATCGACAACCAACGTTACGAAAATGCATACAAAACAGGCGGAGTTACCAAACAACAACTTGACAATTCAAGATTGCAGCTGAAAAACATGCAGGCTGCAGTGAGAGCTCAGGGAGTAAGAGTAAATGATACAAGCATCCGTGCTGGGATCAGTGGTACGGTTAACAAAAAAATGGTTGAACCCGGAACAGTTGTTTCTGTTGGAACTTCAATGTTTGAAATCGTTAATATCAACAGCTTAAAACTTTCTGTTTTAGTAGATGAAAGCCAGGTTGGAAAGATTCAGTTGGGTCAGGAAGTTCCAATTAAAGTAAACGTTTTACCTGAAGAATCTTTCGTAGGTAGAATTACATTTATTGCTCCTAAAAGTGATGCTTCTTTGAATTTCCCTGTTGAAATCGAAGTTCAGAACAGAGGAAACTTAAAGGCAGGGATGTATGCAACGGCTATCTTTAAAACAAACCATGGTGCAGAAACTCAGAATATGCTGACAGTTCCTGCAGAAGCGTTTGTAAATGGAGTAAGCTCAGGACAATTATTTGTTGTTCAGAATGGTGTTGCTAAATTGATTAAAGTAACCATTGGAAAAGTTTACGGAGACAAAGTACAGGTATTAAGCGGACTGAACGGCGGTGAGCAAGTGGTAACCAGCGGACAGATCAACCTGGACAACGGATCTAAAGTGAACATTATAAAGTAA
- a CDS encoding HNH endonuclease, producing MLNYFNQICEFRQNNPIIHGKTIKTDNPLLDNVKEALDNFKIELEKKYNIFNNVNLTIKVSKGATNFPHVTHVCILPPNQKVSDGIYVAICFDKSGKGAVVGCAESKTNPKGLNIQIRKSTKTSPNIDVDGGGDTTKYNNVFENPKEFYYKLEDQSDLENHIKKSLGLCFYNLGFIKESEYLQTADYLNSSIKETEISYFNIDDIKDDRKKIAIQIYARRGQKKFREELINVYNKKCAITQCQIVEMLEAAHIYSFKGSDTNKIPNGILLRSDIHTLFDLGLISINPENHMVQISNKISHDEYYTKLHQTKISLPTRAEDYPSSDSLRYHFENVFDK from the coding sequence ATGCTTAATTATTTTAATCAAATTTGCGAATTTCGTCAAAATAATCCTATTATACATGGAAAAACAATCAAAACTGATAATCCACTTTTAGATAATGTAAAAGAAGCTCTTGACAATTTTAAAATTGAATTAGAAAAAAAATACAATATTTTCAATAATGTAAACTTAACAATAAAAGTATCTAAAGGCGCCACTAATTTTCCTCATGTAACTCATGTATGCATCTTGCCTCCTAATCAAAAAGTATCAGATGGAATATATGTTGCTATTTGCTTCGATAAATCTGGGAAAGGAGCTGTAGTAGGTTGCGCAGAATCCAAAACTAACCCTAAAGGATTAAACATTCAAATAAGGAAATCTACAAAAACATCTCCCAATATTGATGTTGATGGGGGCGGTGATACAACTAAATATAATAATGTTTTTGAAAATCCTAAGGAGTTTTATTACAAACTAGAAGACCAATCAGATCTCGAAAATCATATTAAGAAATCTCTAGGTTTATGTTTTTATAATCTAGGCTTTATAAAAGAATCCGAATATTTACAAACAGCTGATTATTTAAATTCATCAATTAAAGAGACTGAGATAAGTTATTTTAATATCGATGATATTAAAGACGATAGAAAGAAAATTGCTATTCAAATTTATGCTAGAAGGGGGCAAAAAAAATTCAGGGAAGAACTTATCAATGTCTATAATAAAAAATGTGCAATAACACAATGTCAGATTGTAGAAATGCTAGAGGCTGCACATATATATTCCTTCAAAGGTTCTGATACGAATAAAATTCCTAATGGCATTCTATTACGTTCTGATATCCATACGTTATTTGATCTAGGATTAATCAGTATAAATCCAGAAAATCATATGGTCCAAATCAGTAATAAGATTTCTCATGATGAGTATTACACTAAATTACATCAAACTAAAATTAGTTTACCTACAAGAGCTGAGGACTACCCAAGTTCAGATTCTTTAAGATATCACTTTGAAAATGTTTTTGATAAATAA
- the lpdA gene encoding dihydrolipoyl dehydrogenase: protein MSQFDVTVIGSGPGGYVAAIRAAQLGFKTAIIEKYSTLGGTCLNVGCIPSKALLDSSEHFENAKHNFAGHGIIINEPQVDIARIIERKNEVVDQTTKGINFLMDKNKITVFEGLGSFESATQIKITKNDGSSETIESKYTIIATGSKPSSLPFISLDKERVITSTEALNLKEVPKHLVVIGGGVIGLELGSVYLRLGAQVTVVEFMDKIIPGMDGALSKELTKVLKKQGMKFMLSTAVSAVERNGDTVKITAKDKKGEEVVVEGDYCLVSVGRKPYTDGLGLEKAGVELDERGRVKTNDHLQTNVANIYAIGDVIKGAMLAHKAEEEGVLVAEILAGQKPHINYNLIPGVVYTWPEVAGVGKTEEQLKEEGVAYKVGSFPMRALGRSRASGDTDGLVKIIADEKTDEILGMHIIGARAADLIAEGVIAMEFRASAEDIARSSHAHPTYAEAIKEAALDATAKRSIHM, encoded by the coding sequence ATGAGTCAATTCGATGTTACCGTAATAGGTTCTGGTCCTGGTGGTTATGTAGCTGCGATCCGTGCAGCACAGTTAGGTTTCAAAACAGCAATTATTGAAAAATATTCAACTTTAGGCGGAACTTGTCTTAACGTTGGATGTATTCCGTCAAAAGCTCTTCTTGACAGCTCTGAGCATTTCGAAAATGCAAAACATAATTTTGCAGGTCACGGAATTATCATCAATGAGCCACAAGTAGATATTGCAAGAATCATTGAGCGTAAAAATGAAGTGGTAGATCAAACAACTAAGGGAATCAATTTTTTGATGGACAAAAACAAAATCACTGTTTTTGAGGGATTAGGAAGCTTTGAATCTGCTACTCAGATTAAAATTACTAAAAACGATGGTTCTTCTGAAACAATCGAATCTAAATATACCATTATTGCAACAGGTTCTAAACCGTCTTCACTTCCTTTTATCTCTCTTGATAAAGAAAGAGTGATCACTTCTACTGAAGCATTAAACCTTAAGGAGGTTCCTAAGCACTTAGTAGTAATCGGCGGTGGAGTAATTGGTCTTGAATTAGGGTCTGTATACCTAAGATTAGGGGCTCAGGTAACTGTAGTTGAGTTCATGGATAAAATCATCCCTGGAATGGATGGAGCTTTAAGTAAAGAATTAACTAAAGTTCTTAAAAAGCAAGGTATGAAGTTTATGCTTTCTACAGCAGTTTCTGCAGTGGAAAGAAACGGAGATACTGTAAAAATCACAGCTAAAGACAAAAAAGGAGAAGAAGTAGTAGTAGAAGGAGATTACTGTTTAGTTTCTGTAGGTAGAAAACCTTATACAGATGGTCTTGGTCTTGAAAAAGCAGGTGTAGAGCTTGACGAAAGAGGAAGAGTAAAAACAAATGATCACTTACAGACTAACGTTGCAAACATTTATGCAATCGGTGATGTTATCAAAGGTGCTATGCTTGCTCACAAAGCTGAAGAAGAAGGAGTTCTTGTTGCTGAAATATTAGCAGGTCAAAAACCTCATATCAACTACAATTTAATTCCTGGTGTTGTTTACACTTGGCCGGAAGTTGCAGGTGTAGGTAAGACTGAAGAGCAGTTGAAAGAAGAAGGAGTAGCTTACAAAGTAGGTTCTTTCCCAATGAGAGCATTAGGAAGAAGCCGTGCAAGTGGTGATACCGATGGACTTGTTAAGATTATTGCTGACGAGAAAACTGATGAGATCTTAGGAATGCACATCATTGGAGCAAGAGCTGCTGACCTTATTGCAGAAGGAGTAATTGCTATGGAATTCCGTGCAAGTGCTGAAGATATTGCAAGAAGTTCTCACGCTCACCCAACCTACGCAGAAGCAATTAAAGAAGCGGCATTGGATGCTACAGCAAAAAGATCTATCCACATGTAA
- a CDS encoding efflux RND transporter permease subunit, whose translation MKLAEISIKRPSLVIVLFTILTLGGILSYTLMGYELIPKFETNMVTISTVYPGASPAEVETSVTRKIEDAVGSLENVKKVESSSYESLSVIMVQLNNGADVDFALNDAQRKVNAILSKLPDDAKAPSLNKFSLDDLPIITMSISSDKLNSKDLYDLLDKKIEPIFSRVNGVAQVDLVGGQEREIQVNLDEKKLQGYGLSVGDVQQAILSSNVDFPTGSLKTRTTKSTIRLSGKYKSTEEMNNLVVSNKNGAQVRLSDIATVFDSQKDVEKVARFNQFPTILIQVKKQSDANAVAVSESIQKTIKTVEEAYKVQGVKVKIVNDTTEFTLESANHVIFDLFLAIILVAIVMLLFLHSIRNAFIVMVSIPASLVAAFIGMNLMGYTLNLMSLLGLSLVVGILVDDAIVVLENIYRHMEMGKSKIRAAYDGASEIGFTVAAITLVIVVVFLPIAMSSGLVANILAQFCVTVVIATLLSLLASFTIIPWLSSRFGKLEHLTGKNWFEKFILWFEGLIDKFTHWVTDILEWCLKTTLRRISTVVITFIILLSSFSLVAFGFIGGEFFPPIDRGQFLVQMELSKDATVEKTNQLTLEVEKYLRNDKDVVDLITTVGQQSTGFGGAQATTYQSEVQVNLTDKSERSESTNIKAAKVKRALEEKFTGVEFKTAPIGIMGAENAPIEMVVTAPDNATAVKEATRILELLKKVPGAVDAELSTDSGNPEVQVNIDRDKMASLGLNLSSVGQTMQTAFNGNTDGKFRAGEYEYDINIRFGDVNRQSIDDVKNLMFTNPQGQQVRLSQFAEVKMGSGPSLLERRDKSPSVKVRAKAVGRPVGDVANEWAAKFMNEKRPIGVDYIWSGDMENQQEGFGTLGIALLAAIVLVYLVMVSLYDSFVYPFVVLFSIPLAMIGVMVILALTANSLNIFTMLGMIMLIGLVAKNAIMIVDFTNARKAAGATTHDALIQANHARLRPILMTTIAMIFGMLPIALATGAGAEMNKGLAWVVIGGLTSSLFLTLIIVPVVYSLFDSILRRMGKDTKVDYEAEMKAEYEHRELNEDGFTPKHLDN comes from the coding sequence ATGAAGTTAGCAGAAATATCGATTAAAAGACCCTCGTTGGTAATTGTATTATTTACAATTCTGACGTTGGGAGGTATCCTGAGTTATACACTCATGGGATACGAATTGATTCCGAAGTTTGAAACCAACATGGTAACCATTTCCACGGTATATCCGGGAGCTTCACCGGCAGAGGTGGAGACCTCCGTCACCCGAAAGATTGAAGATGCCGTAGGTTCTTTGGAAAATGTAAAAAAAGTAGAGTCCTCTTCATACGAAAGTTTATCCGTTATCATGGTTCAGCTGAACAATGGGGCAGACGTAGACTTTGCATTGAATGATGCCCAAAGAAAGGTAAATGCAATCTTATCAAAACTTCCGGATGATGCAAAAGCACCATCACTGAATAAGTTCTCTTTAGATGATTTACCGATTATCACGATGAGTATCTCGTCTGATAAACTGAATAGTAAAGATCTTTACGACTTATTAGATAAAAAGATAGAACCTATTTTTTCCCGTGTCAATGGAGTAGCGCAGGTGGATCTTGTAGGTGGACAGGAGAGAGAGATTCAGGTGAATCTTGATGAGAAAAAACTACAGGGGTATGGACTTTCAGTAGGAGATGTTCAGCAGGCAATTCTTTCCTCAAACGTTGATTTCCCTACAGGAAGTTTGAAAACAAGAACCACAAAATCTACCATTAGATTATCAGGGAAATATAAGTCTACAGAGGAAATGAACAACCTTGTGGTTTCTAACAAGAATGGAGCACAGGTTCGTTTATCGGATATTGCAACCGTTTTCGACTCTCAGAAAGATGTTGAAAAAGTAGCGAGATTCAACCAGTTCCCGACGATCTTAATCCAAGTGAAAAAGCAATCTGATGCCAATGCGGTAGCAGTGTCTGAAAGTATTCAGAAAACGATTAAAACTGTAGAAGAAGCTTACAAAGTTCAGGGAGTAAAAGTAAAAATCGTAAACGATACTACAGAATTTACCCTTGAATCTGCCAACCACGTAATTTTCGACTTATTCTTAGCGATTATCCTTGTGGCGATTGTAATGCTATTGTTCCTTCACAGCATCAGAAACGCATTCATCGTAATGGTATCTATTCCGGCTTCGTTGGTGGCAGCGTTCATCGGAATGAACTTAATGGGATATACTTTGAACTTGATGAGTTTACTAGGGTTGTCTCTTGTGGTAGGGATCCTTGTAGATGATGCGATCGTAGTACTGGAAAACATCTACCGTCACATGGAGATGGGTAAAAGCAAGATCAGAGCAGCCTATGACGGAGCATCAGAGATTGGATTTACCGTTGCTGCGATTACCTTGGTAATTGTGGTGGTATTCTTACCGATTGCGATGAGTTCAGGACTTGTAGCCAACATTCTGGCACAGTTCTGCGTCACGGTGGTTATTGCAACATTACTCTCGTTATTAGCTTCATTTACCATCATTCCTTGGCTATCATCAAGATTCGGTAAACTAGAGCATTTAACAGGTAAAAACTGGTTTGAGAAATTCATCCTTTGGTTTGAAGGATTAATCGACAAATTCACTCATTGGGTTACAGATATTCTTGAATGGTGTCTGAAAACAACTTTAAGAAGAATTTCTACTGTTGTGATTACATTCATTATTCTACTTAGTTCATTCTCATTAGTGGCCTTCGGATTCATTGGAGGTGAATTCTTCCCGCCGATTGACCGTGGTCAGTTCTTAGTGCAGATGGAGCTTTCAAAAGATGCCACTGTTGAAAAAACCAACCAATTGACATTAGAGGTTGAGAAGTATTTAAGAAATGATAAAGACGTTGTAGACCTTATTACAACTGTAGGACAGCAGTCAACAGGTTTTGGAGGTGCTCAGGCAACTACTTACCAATCTGAGGTTCAGGTTAACCTTACAGACAAATCTGAACGTTCTGAAAGTACCAACATCAAGGCTGCAAAAGTAAAAAGAGCCTTAGAAGAGAAGTTTACAGGAGTAGAGTTTAAAACAGCTCCAATCGGGATCATGGGTGCAGAAAATGCTCCGATTGAGATGGTAGTAACGGCTCCGGATAATGCAACAGCTGTAAAAGAAGCAACCAGAATCCTTGAGTTATTGAAAAAAGTTCCTGGAGCAGTAGATGCAGAATTATCAACTGACTCTGGTAACCCGGAAGTACAAGTAAATATCGACAGAGATAAAATGGCTTCTCTAGGCTTAAATCTTTCAAGTGTAGGACAAACGATGCAGACTGCATTTAATGGAAATACAGATGGAAAATTCAGAGCTGGAGAGTATGAATATGACATTAACATCCGTTTTGGAGATGTGAACAGACAATCTATTGATGATGTTAAAAACCTTATGTTTACAAACCCTCAGGGGCAGCAGGTTCGTTTAAGTCAGTTTGCTGAAGTAAAAATGGGTTCAGGGCCAAGTTTGCTTGAACGTAGAGATAAGTCTCCTTCTGTAAAAGTAAGAGCTAAAGCAGTAGGTAGACCGGTTGGAGACGTAGCGAACGAATGGGCTGCTAAGTTCATGAATGAGAAAAGACCTATTGGGGTAGATTACATCTGGAGTGGTGATATGGAGAACCAGCAGGAAGGTTTCGGTACTTTAGGAATCGCGTTATTAGCGGCTATCGTATTGGTATACCTGGTAATGGTATCATTGTATGACAGTTTCGTATATCCTTTCGTAGTATTGTTCTCTATTCCGTTGGCGATGATTGGGGTAATGGTTATCCTTGCCTTAACAGCTAACTCATTGAACATCTTTACGATGCTGGGGATGATCATGTTGATTGGATTGGTAGCGAAGAATGCGATTATGATCGTTGACTTTACAAATGCAAGAAAAGCAGCCGGAGCAACCACTCATGATGCGTTAATTCAGGCGAACCACGCCCGTCTTCGTCCGATCCTGATGACAACTATTGCGATGATCTTCGGTATGTTACCGATCGCATTGGCAACAGGTGCCGGAGCAGAGATGAACAAAGGTCTTGCGTGGGTAGTAATCGGTGGTTTAACATCGTCTCTATTCCTTACCTTGATTATTGTACCGGTAGTATACTCTTTATTTGACTCTATCCTAAGAAGAATGGGTAAGGATACTAAAGTAGACTACGAAGCTGAAATGAAGGCAGAGTATGAGCACAGAGAATTAAATGAAGACGGTTTTACTCCTAAGCATTTAGATAACTAA
- a CDS encoding S1 RNA-binding domain-containing protein, giving the protein MQLGKTQNLQISEKINSGWILTDEESSEKAFLPKIFIREEQEVGEYVEVFVYQDDDKLKATTEIPLAEVGEFAVMSCVQSLPSGAFMDWGIIKDLFVPYKQQKTKMIEGKRYLVYLYVDEDMQLITGTTKFKRNPQYEDLPFKKGDKVDLIMMNESELGWNVVINKQYIGLIYASDVFKKLYPLSEETGYIKTIREDGKIDISLQSEGFENIDEFKQKILDRLEENYGLLYVSDKSTPEEIKAELQMSKKNFKKAIGGLYKDKIIDILDDKIKLL; this is encoded by the coding sequence ATGCAACTCGGAAAAACTCAGAATTTACAAATTTCAGAAAAAATTAATTCAGGATGGATCTTAACAGACGAAGAATCCAGTGAAAAAGCTTTTCTTCCTAAAATATTCATTCGTGAAGAACAGGAAGTAGGAGAGTATGTTGAGGTTTTTGTGTATCAGGATGATGATAAATTAAAAGCAACCACTGAAATTCCTTTGGCGGAAGTAGGTGAATTTGCGGTAATGAGTTGTGTACAGAGCCTTCCAAGCGGAGCTTTTATGGATTGGGGAATTATTAAAGATTTATTTGTTCCGTACAAGCAGCAGAAAACCAAAATGATTGAAGGTAAAAGATATCTGGTTTATCTCTATGTAGATGAGGATATGCAATTGATTACGGGAACTACAAAATTCAAAAGAAATCCACAGTATGAGGATCTTCCGTTCAAAAAAGGAGATAAAGTAGATCTTATCATGATGAACGAAAGTGAACTGGGATGGAATGTGGTCATTAATAAACAATACATCGGTTTGATCTATGCTTCGGATGTTTTCAAAAAGCTATATCCGTTGTCGGAAGAGACAGGATATATCAAAACCATTCGTGAAGACGGGAAAATAGACATTTCTCTGCAGTCAGAAGGATTTGAAAATATTGATGAATTCAAACAAAAGATCTTAGACAGGCTAGAAGAAAACTATGGACTTCTGTATGTTTCAGATAAATCTACTCCCGAGGAAATCAAAGCTGAACTTCAGATGAGTAAAAAGAATTTTAAGAAAGCCATTGGTGGACTTTATAAAGATAAGATCATCGATATCCTAGATGACAAAATAAAATTATTATAA
- a CDS encoding TetR/AcrR family transcriptional regulator — MSNQAKKDQTQELIKETAKKLFFVKGKFDATTQEIADEAGVNRTLINYYFRSRDKLIQIIFDEAQKVEQEKSKIIQNSDLPFKVKISKFIESSLSTSLQYPYLETYIVSQINKGTCHEREIEEDILETLYKDIEKEMELGNIEKMAPVQFILNMVSLLVFPSAVRPLFMENLMISDEEYDKIISERKEIIINMLFKN, encoded by the coding sequence ATGTCAAACCAAGCAAAAAAAGACCAAACACAGGAATTGATCAAGGAGACAGCGAAGAAATTATTCTTTGTGAAAGGAAAATTTGATGCTACTACGCAGGAGATTGCAGATGAAGCAGGAGTGAATAGAACACTTATTAATTATTACTTCCGATCAAGAGACAAACTGATTCAGATCATCTTTGATGAAGCACAGAAAGTAGAGCAGGAGAAATCAAAGATCATTCAGAATTCGGATCTTCCATTTAAAGTGAAGATCAGCAAGTTTATAGAAAGCAGCCTTTCTACGAGCCTACAGTATCCGTATCTGGAAACTTATATTGTTTCACAGATTAATAAAGGAACCTGCCACGAGAGAGAAATAGAAGAAGATATTCTGGAAACCCTGTATAAGGATATTGAAAAAGAAATGGAACTGGGAAATATTGAAAAAATGGCTCCCGTTCAGTTTATCCTGAATATGGTTTCACTATTAGTTTTTCCAAGTGCGGTAAGACCATTGTTTATGGAAAATCTGATGATCAGTGACGAAGAATATGATAAGATTATTTCAGAGAGAAAAGAGATTATTATCAATATGTTATTTAAAAATTAA
- a CDS encoding DUF4476 domain-containing protein: MKKIFIGLTLLIGISSFGQEAGKVGELLENEASATEMRGPKSGVKNKSFDRNPENQNERLKNPNYQWNKNYGYAEVFLRIPEQGFFTVEVGDQMIGNGSGKFRFFDLQSGRIPISIYENGFLIYRSSLMLRNNSRMVLDFFTNQGLYLLDMYPVQGQYGFNDWNDIWNNPYGNQPGNWNNPGNGMDNTTFRQFFEMLQRNEKFDDGKVALINQQMRNSMFTAVQIRDLVKSLSFDKNKLALAKSMYLSCVDKNKYFIVYDAFDFENSKRELRDYISGL, translated from the coding sequence ATGAAGAAAATTTTTATCGGTTTAACGCTTTTGATAGGAATCAGCTCTTTTGGTCAGGAAGCAGGCAAAGTTGGTGAATTGTTGGAAAATGAAGCTTCAGCTACTGAAATGCGGGGTCCAAAATCAGGAGTGAAAAATAAATCCTTTGATCGTAATCCGGAGAATCAGAATGAAAGATTGAAGAACCCAAACTATCAATGGAACAAAAATTATGGCTATGCTGAAGTCTTTTTAAGAATTCCTGAGCAGGGTTTTTTCACTGTTGAAGTTGGGGACCAGATGATTGGCAATGGCTCTGGGAAGTTCCGTTTTTTTGATCTTCAATCTGGAAGAATTCCGATCTCCATTTATGAAAATGGTTTTCTAATCTATAGAAGCTCCCTTATGCTTCGAAATAACAGCAGAATGGTATTGGACTTTTTCACTAATCAAGGGTTATATCTGCTAGACATGTATCCGGTACAGGGACAATATGGATTTAATGATTGGAATGATATCTGGAATAATCCTTATGGAAATCAACCCGGAAATTGGAATAATCCTGGAAATGGAATGGATAATACTACATTCCGGCAGTTTTTTGAAATGCTGCAGAGAAACGAAAAGTTTGATGATGGAAAAGTAGCTTTAATTAATCAACAGATGAGAAACTCTATGTTTACTGCTGTACAGATAAGAGATTTGGTGAAATCTTTAAGCTTCGATAAGAATAAGTTAGCACTTGCAAAATCTATGTATCTGAGTTGTGTAGATAAGAATAAGTATTTTATAGTATATGATGCCTTTGATTTTGAAAACAGCAAAAGAGAACTTAGGGATTATATTTCCGGATTATAA
- a CDS encoding TolC family protein: MKRKRITAIKLKIGIAAAFMIFGFSSVSAQQQVSLQEAIKQALQNKAEAKKAALQVKKAEYKIDEAKAGALPQISVAGGVSYNPIIQETVVEIMGQRNIFKMGQPWNSNISATLNQALFDQRVFIGLKAAKSTREFYVLNSQLTNEQIIVNVATAYYNVFVQEENLKTLETSYANTEKVRNVIKSLVDNGLAKPIDLDRTNVQLTNIASNKQKLINGVELSKNALKFYMGVPIDSQIELEEKSIEPKPELIAGQINLDNRSEVKVLRKQMELLQFNKKATEAFLYPTVSLQANYGWYGMGTKFPWFNGINNGVNWSDAASVGLNVNIPIFTGGATKSKIQQAEIDIQDLNQDIENTQLSLNLDYKNATTNMENALINIQSMKDNVALAEKVQANTQSNYQYGLATLTDLLDTDNSLTEAKQNYANALLDYKQAEIQLMKAKGELNTLQNP; this comes from the coding sequence ATGAAAAGAAAACGTATAACTGCTATAAAGCTAAAAATTGGGATAGCTGCAGCATTTATGATTTTCGGTTTTTCATCGGTGTCCGCCCAGCAGCAGGTTTCTCTGCAGGAAGCAATAAAACAGGCACTCCAGAATAAGGCAGAAGCTAAAAAAGCAGCCTTACAGGTTAAAAAAGCCGAATATAAGATTGATGAGGCTAAGGCCGGAGCTCTTCCACAAATTAGTGTAGCCGGAGGTGTTTCTTATAACCCGATTATTCAGGAAACAGTGGTAGAGATCATGGGCCAGCGAAACATTTTTAAAATGGGGCAGCCATGGAATTCAAACATTTCTGCAACTTTAAATCAGGCATTGTTTGATCAGAGAGTTTTCATTGGCTTAAAGGCTGCAAAGTCTACCAGAGAATTCTATGTATTGAACTCTCAGCTGACCAATGAGCAGATCATTGTGAATGTAGCGACAGCGTACTACAATGTATTTGTACAGGAAGAAAACCTGAAAACATTGGAAACAAGCTATGCCAATACTGAAAAAGTAAGAAATGTTATTAAAAGCTTGGTAGATAATGGTTTAGCAAAACCTATCGATCTTGACAGAACCAATGTTCAGCTTACCAACATCGCTTCCAATAAGCAAAAGCTTATCAATGGAGTAGAATTATCCAAAAATGCACTGAAGTTTTACATGGGAGTTCCTATAGATTCTCAGATTGAACTGGAAGAAAAAAGCATCGAACCAAAACCTGAACTTATCGCAGGACAGATCAATTTAGACAACAGATCTGAAGTGAAGGTTCTAAGAAAGCAAATGGAGCTTTTACAATTCAACAAAAAAGCTACTGAAGCATTCCTTTATCCTACAGTAAGCCTTCAGGCCAACTACGGATGGTATGGAATGGGAACAAAATTCCCTTGGTTCAACGGAATCAATAATGGTGTAAACTGGAGTGATGCGGCATCGGTAGGATTAAATGTAAATATTCCGATTTTCACAGGAGGGGCTACAAAATCTAAGATCCAGCAGGCAGAAATTGATATCCAAGACTTAAATCAGGATATTGAAAACACTCAGCTAAGCCTGAATTTAGATTATAAAAATGCAACTACCAATATGGAAAATGCTTTAATCAACATTCAGAGTATGAAGGATAACGTAGCATTGGCTGAAAAAGTACAGGCCAATACACAATCCAACTATCAATACGGTTTAGCAACACTTACAGATCTATTGGATACAGATAATTCATTAACAGAAGCAAAACAAAACTATGCCAATGCGCTATTAGATTACAAGCAGGCTGAAATTCAGTTGATGAAAGCAAAAGGAGAATTAAACACACTACAAAACCCATAA
- a CDS encoding KTSC domain-containing protein translates to MKRIGEHRTLLGVDKTVTLKELKTIYRNVMKDTHPDKFINDEEGKIAAEERSKSVIEAYHFLVSINPETQEKYKEEYTETITQSNIQDFYLEKSILTVQHLNGKTYEYMGVPRNTYIKMVNADSPSRFARRHVYGNFVYRKAGEVMAD, encoded by the coding sequence ATGAAACGAATAGGTGAACACAGAACCCTTCTTGGAGTTGATAAAACTGTAACTTTAAAAGAGTTAAAAACCATTTACAGAAATGTGATGAAAGATACACATCCTGATAAATTTATCAATGACGAGGAAGGAAAAATAGCAGCGGAAGAAAGAAGCAAGTCTGTGATTGAAGCCTATCATTTCCTGGTAAGCATTAATCCTGAAACTCAGGAAAAATATAAAGAAGAATACACAGAAACCATCACTCAATCTAACATTCAGGATTTTTATCTTGAAAAATCGATTTTAACAGTTCAGCATTTGAATGGAAAAACCTATGAATATATGGGCGTTCCAAGAAATACTTATATTAAAATGGTTAACGCTGATTCTCCAAGCCGTTTCGCAAGAAGACACGTCTATGGAAACTTTGTCTACAGAAAAGCTGGAGAGGTTATGGCAGACTAA